A window from Prochlorococcus marinus CUG1435 encodes these proteins:
- a CDS encoding translocation/assembly module TamB domain-containing protein → MLLPSGFYGTFLFNNLLRENFDSRKSQIEKSIENLLDKNVDLGDYSGIRFLGFSLGYSKIIDKENINSLVEAENLYVGIMPIQSLLNRKWVIKIKPQKAKINLEEDFFKSDKLNIKRQETNKPKLNYDLVFNFNKYANLSVDNLGLITKVKGNFIYRSINNEIIGNIKSKFDEKGLLKFKFNTKLNQDFLGLEVFSSGLNLEGSKYIIRNRKIEFKNGNLKSNFKFYKSSNQIFCRGKLAFTNLDIKPDGFSENLSSDLIGFICKDKNLIGNSKNLNYGSLTSNFNLNVPFNKSFNNIDLEGSVGYKERPKPDLNLKGSITYWLDKRGINFGEIDSSFTLNRTQLANLNVFQKNGIGGFIKASGELKGKINDPDIAFKFNIADTQYKGIRIRETWEGDFKNDKNKYFLNIKNKYYSTIPTFLSVNFDSRLKLDRLTFSRVFNSDKGSIGVVKEKNSYIWKAENFPIDELELSLRKNQFSRIYGIINGAGSIALDQSYLDGRLALSLGKYRNIKLANSLFDFRLKDNYFYVNSSLYPIDGGIIEFVYDSKNNNLVNLDFNNISTSWTILTAVDIFNFENKKVLPISKFNVLDDLEINKKNNSFKDWIDFKNKINANNIKSEDKFNLQKYLSKFKSRYNGRVIVQGDKPLNYNLNAKLNGYFNVSREDYESNYDKFSIDLEGGLLRGDGSLKIKKLPISVANIFLNQPRDFQGGLDMNLFYNLDKKSFESKILSNNLLIKNNKLVIDNGSINLNNSIFKIDFPFFINESKIPISIKGSIPIKDEENLDLRLSGNEKFIDLLDIFAGEYFTFKRGDFNLGVIIKGTLNKPLLNGFVVIKDSEIEVYNNLIKDINGRIIFDFDYLEIDGKLEAKGKDSGNIFIEGTLPFYNKKNTGKENINLETKEFSLKTDNFSSKLDSKLDLSGSFESPVLSGKLALNNGFIDFIRTNKNNKINKNINRKEDQPIWPELFWDRKGFLAIVSNETILNSVLLGETLPNYLDNLSFNNLILKLGPEFKLQFSESIQVYLDTLLDLNINGEVGKDLSARGLINLEKGRANLYTTPFKLDKNQDNYILFAERSGVVPYIKFSLVSKVPDSIIPIRENNQDPNISGDLDSDASSNGIGTFGIGNTRLIKIEASYEGFLDQLSFEDENKRIQLRSTPSYNRSQIIGLIGGNAANLINRSFISQINNADAFSERFQLSLYPALIENNDSLNNIFSNENLDIESDGQSSSNEEFSSQAWVAELGLDITDAINFSFQTVPGRDDISPTGILTFQANPNLELLGSYDSDGGWRSQVQLFFRY, encoded by the coding sequence ATACTCTTGCCCTCGGGTTTTTATGGCACCTTTTTATTTAATAACCTTTTAAGAGAAAATTTTGATTCTAGAAAATCGCAAATAGAAAAAAGTATTGAAAACTTATTAGATAAAAATGTTGATTTGGGTGATTATTCTGGAATCAGATTTTTAGGTTTTTCTTTAGGGTATTCTAAAATTATTGATAAAGAAAATATAAATTCTTTAGTCGAAGCAGAGAATTTATATGTAGGTATTATGCCTATACAATCACTTTTAAATCGAAAGTGGGTTATAAAAATAAAGCCTCAGAAAGCTAAAATTAATCTTGAAGAAGATTTTTTTAAAAGTGATAAACTAAATATCAAAAGGCAAGAAACGAACAAACCAAAATTAAATTATGATTTAGTATTCAACTTTAATAAATATGCAAATCTGAGTGTCGATAATTTAGGATTGATAACTAAAGTAAAGGGTAATTTTATTTATAGGTCTATTAATAATGAGATTATAGGGAATATAAAATCAAAATTTGATGAAAAAGGGTTATTAAAATTTAAATTTAATACAAAGCTAAATCAAGATTTTTTAGGGCTTGAAGTCTTTTCAAGTGGATTAAATCTCGAAGGCTCAAAATATATTATTAGGAATAGAAAAATTGAATTTAAAAATGGTAATTTAAAATCTAACTTTAAATTTTATAAGTCATCAAATCAAATATTTTGTAGAGGAAAACTTGCCTTTACAAATTTAGATATAAAACCGGATGGCTTCTCAGAGAACTTAAGTTCAGATTTAATTGGATTCATTTGTAAAGACAAAAATTTAATAGGAAATTCAAAAAATCTTAATTATGGTTCTTTAACATCAAATTTTAATTTAAATGTTCCATTTAATAAAAGTTTTAATAATATTGATTTAGAAGGAAGTGTTGGTTATAAAGAAAGACCAAAACCAGACCTTAATTTAAAGGGAAGTATTACTTATTGGTTAGATAAAAGAGGTATTAATTTTGGAGAAATCGATTCTAGTTTTACTTTAAATAGAACTCAATTAGCAAATTTAAATGTTTTCCAAAAAAATGGGATAGGTGGTTTCATTAAAGCTTCCGGAGAATTAAAAGGAAAAATTAATGATCCTGATATTGCTTTTAAATTCAATATTGCGGATACTCAATATAAAGGGATTCGTATTAGAGAGACATGGGAGGGAGATTTTAAAAATGACAAAAATAAATATTTTTTAAATATAAAAAATAAATATTATTCCACAATTCCTACATTCCTATCGGTTAATTTTGACTCTAGGCTTAAATTAGATAGATTGACTTTTAGTAGAGTTTTTAACTCTGATAAGGGCAGTATAGGGGTAGTTAAAGAGAAGAATAGCTACATTTGGAAAGCTGAAAATTTTCCAATTGATGAGCTTGAATTGTCCTTAAGGAAAAATCAATTCAGTAGAATTTACGGAATTATTAATGGTGCGGGATCAATAGCTTTAGACCAGTCTTATCTTGATGGAAGACTTGCTTTAAGTTTAGGTAAATATAGAAATATAAAGTTAGCGAATTCATTATTTGATTTCAGATTAAAAGATAATTATTTTTATGTAAATTCATCATTGTATCCAATTGATGGTGGAATAATTGAATTCGTGTATGACTCAAAAAATAATAATTTAGTGAATTTAGATTTTAATAATATAAGTACCAGTTGGACAATATTAACAGCAGTTGATATTTTTAATTTTGAAAATAAAAAAGTTTTACCGATAAGTAAATTTAATGTTTTGGATGATTTGGAAATAAATAAAAAAAATAATTCTTTTAAAGATTGGATAGATTTTAAAAATAAGATTAATGCGAATAATATTAAATCTGAGGATAAGTTTAACTTGCAAAAATATTTAAGTAAATTTAAAAGTAGATATAATGGAAGAGTAATTGTTCAGGGAGATAAACCACTCAACTATAATTTAAATGCAAAATTAAATGGATATTTTAATGTTTCTAGAGAAGATTATGAAAGTAATTATGACAAATTTTCTATTGATTTAGAAGGAGGGTTATTAAGAGGTGATGGTTCCTTAAAAATTAAAAAACTTCCCATAAGTGTGGCAAATATCTTTTTAAATCAACCAAGAGATTTTCAAGGTGGGCTGGATATGAATTTATTTTATAATTTGGATAAAAAATCTTTCGAGAGTAAAATTTTATCCAATAATTTATTAATAAAAAATAACAAATTGGTAATTGATAATGGATCAATTAATTTAAATAATTCTATTTTTAAAATTGATTTCCCATTCTTTATCAATGAATCTAAAATTCCAATATCCATTAAAGGTTCAATTCCAATAAAAGATGAAGAAAATTTAGATTTAAGATTGAGTGGAAATGAGAAATTTATTGATTTATTAGATATTTTTGCCGGTGAATACTTTACTTTTAAAAGAGGTGATTTTAATCTTGGAGTAATTATAAAAGGTACTTTAAATAAACCTTTATTGAATGGATTTGTTGTAATTAAAGATTCTGAAATTGAAGTTTATAACAATTTAATCAAAGATATTAACGGCAGGATTATTTTTGATTTTGATTATTTAGAGATTGATGGGAAACTGGAAGCAAAAGGAAAAGATTCTGGAAATATTTTTATAGAGGGGACTTTGCCTTTTTATAATAAGAAAAATACGGGTAAAGAAAATATTAATTTGGAAACAAAAGAATTTTCTTTAAAAACAGATAATTTTAGTTCTAAATTAGATTCAAAATTGGATTTAAGTGGATCATTTGAAAGTCCTGTATTGAGTGGCAAACTTGCACTTAATAATGGATTTATTGACTTTATTCGCACAAATAAAAATAATAAAATAAATAAAAATATTAATCGAAAAGAGGATCAACCCATATGGCCAGAACTATTTTGGGATCGCAAGGGTTTTTTGGCAATAGTTTCAAATGAAACAATCTTGAATTCAGTTCTTTTAGGAGAAACTTTGCCTAATTATTTGGATAATTTGAGTTTTAATAATCTTATATTAAAACTTGGACCAGAATTTAAACTTCAATTTTCAGAAAGTATTCAAGTTTATTTAGACACGCTATTAGATCTTAATATCAATGGTGAGGTAGGAAAAGATTTGAGCGCTAGGGGACTTATTAATCTTGAAAAAGGTAGAGCTAATCTTTATACAACTCCTTTTAAACTTGATAAAAATCAAGATAATTATATTTTATTTGCAGAAAGAAGTGGTGTTGTACCATATATAAAATTCTCTCTAGTAAGTAAAGTTCCAGACTCTATAATTCCTATCAGAGAAAATAATCAGGACCCAAATATTTCAGGAGATCTTGACTCTGATGCAAGCTCCAATGGCATTGGTACTTTTGGAATTGGTAATACTAGGCTTATAAAAATTGAAGCTTCTTATGAAGGTTTTCTAGATCAATTATCTTTTGAAGATGAAAATAAACGAATCCAATTAAGAAGTACTCCAAGTTATAATCGGTCACAAATTATTGGTTTAATTGGAGGTAACGCTGCTAATTTAATAAATAGATCTTTTATTTCTCAAATCAATAATGCGGATGCTTTTAGTGAGAGATTTCAGCTGTCTTTATATCCAGCCTTAATAGAAAATAATGATTCTTTAAATAATATTTTTTCTAATGAAAATTTGGATATAGAAAGTGATGGACAATCATCTTCTAATGAGGAATTTTCTTCTCAAGCTTGGGTTGCTGAACTAGGTCTTGATATTACTGATGCAATAAATTTTTCCTTTCAAACCGTTCCAGGAAGAGATGACATTTCACCTACAGGAATTTTGACTTTTCAGGCTAATCCAAACTTAGAATTATTAGGTTCTTATGATTCTGATGGGGGCTGGAGAAGTCAAGTTCAATTGTTTTTTAGGTATTAA
- a CDS encoding glutamate-5-semialdehyde dehydrogenase, which produces MTNIFEVPQPSNDLLEKANQVRLATIKISQTENHKRIKALNSMADSLKKSTKEILEANNEDYINAEKKGISNALLSRLKLSKEKLDSGIEGVKKVGDLADPVNQVQLKRELSKGLILERKTVPIGVIGVIFESRPDAVMQISSLAIRSGNGVILKGGSEANLTNNAIVKALQEGLCESGLDENAICLLTSRKDSMSMLNLEKYINLIIPRGSNELVKFIQENTRIPVLGHADGICHLFIDNEANLEMALSVALDSKIQYPAACNAIETLLVHKEIAPVFLERAIPLFNSHDVKLIGDKRSVALGLKYEASLEDWQTEYLDLILSIKIVDDLEDAITHIQKFSSKHTDGIITENLNTADKFMNIVDSAGVFHNCSTRFADGFRYGFGAEVGISTQTLPPRGPVGLEGLVTYKYFLKGGGNIVDDFSSGKANYTHKDL; this is translated from the coding sequence ATGACCAATATCTTTGAAGTTCCTCAACCGAGTAATGATCTTCTAGAAAAAGCTAATCAAGTGCGATTGGCTACAATAAAAATAAGCCAGACTGAGAATCACAAAAGAATTAAAGCTTTAAATTCTATGGCTGATTCTCTTAAAAAAAGTACCAAAGAAATTTTAGAAGCAAATAATGAGGACTATATAAATGCAGAAAAGAAAGGAATTTCAAACGCTTTACTCTCTAGATTAAAGTTATCAAAAGAAAAATTAGATTCAGGGATTGAAGGAGTAAAAAAAGTTGGAGACTTGGCTGATCCTGTAAATCAAGTTCAACTCAAAAGAGAGCTTTCAAAGGGATTGATCTTAGAGAGAAAAACTGTTCCTATAGGGGTAATTGGGGTCATTTTTGAATCAAGGCCAGATGCTGTTATGCAGATTAGTTCTCTAGCAATAAGATCAGGTAATGGAGTAATTCTAAAGGGCGGTAGTGAAGCAAATTTAACAAATAATGCAATAGTTAAAGCATTACAAGAGGGTTTATGTGAATCAGGTCTTGATGAAAATGCAATATGCTTACTTACTAGCAGAAAAGATAGTATGTCCATGTTAAATCTTGAGAAATATATTAATTTAATAATTCCTAGAGGAAGTAATGAATTAGTTAAATTTATTCAGGAGAATACAAGAATTCCTGTATTAGGCCATGCTGATGGAATATGCCATCTGTTTATAGATAATGAGGCAAATCTTGAGATGGCTTTATCAGTAGCTTTGGACAGTAAAATTCAATATCCTGCAGCATGTAATGCTATTGAAACTTTATTAGTTCATAAAGAAATTGCACCAGTTTTTCTAGAAAGGGCAATCCCATTGTTTAATTCTCATGATGTTAAATTAATTGGAGATAAAAGATCAGTTGCCTTAGGGTTAAAATATGAAGCTAGTCTAGAAGACTGGCAAACTGAATATTTAGATTTAATTTTATCGATAAAAATAGTTGATGATCTTGAGGATGCAATTACTCATATCCAAAAATTTAGTTCAAAACATACAGATGGAATAATTACTGAAAACTTAAATACTGCTGATAAATTTATGAATATAGTTGATAGTGCAGGGGTTTTTCACAATTGCTCTACTAGGTTTGCAGATGGATTTAGGTATGGATTCGGAGCGGAAGTTGGAATATCTACTCAAACTTTGCCGCCAAGAGGACCTGTTGGCCTAGAGGGTTTAGTTACATATAAGTATTTCCTAAAAGGAGGTGGGAATATAGTTGATGATTTTTCATCTGGAAAGGCTAACTATACACATAAGGATCTTTAA
- the folB gene encoding dihydroneopterin aldolase, with translation METFLKIENIKLWARVGVLDEERQLGQLFSLDLFLWTDFEMCTVNDDIKKTVDYSKLVKILKDQARKIYCFTIEKYSNEILEIIDEEFKLSKIKIVLTKCNPPITGFDGKVSIVRILENN, from the coding sequence ATGGAAACTTTTTTAAAAATTGAGAATATTAAACTTTGGGCAAGAGTTGGTGTTCTTGATGAAGAAAGGCAATTAGGACAATTATTTAGTTTGGATTTATTTTTGTGGACTGATTTTGAAATGTGTACTGTAAATGATGATATTAAAAAAACAGTTGATTATTCAAAATTAGTTAAAATTTTGAAAGATCAAGCAAGGAAAATATATTGTTTCACAATTGAAAAATACTCAAATGAAATTTTAGAAATTATTGATGAGGAATTTAAGCTCTCTAAAATTAAAATTGTTTTAACAAAATGCAATCCCCCAATCACTGGTTTTGATGGGAAGGTTTCAATAGTAAGAATTCTTGAAAATAATTAA